Part of the Brassica oleracea var. oleracea cultivar TO1000 chromosome C8, BOL, whole genome shotgun sequence genome is shown below.
AACATTGAGCTATGGCTGGTGAAGAATTGTTCATCCCAAATTGTGTTGCCACGGGATATCCTAAACCATGGTTTCCTGTAGAATGCCATTCATTTATGTACATAAGTCATGGTAAATATTTTGAAAAGAATCAGAGGACAAGTACATTAACTGAATAATCAAGACACAGTATACCACATGAGAAGAAGAGAGTTTACCATTACTCAGTAGGGAGGTTCCATTATCTGTGCCATTGGCTAAACTAGGTGAATCCATGGGTAAAAAGGTTACGTTTAGTCGCCTGGCGTTATTTCTACCACCTCTTTGTCTACGCTTACGAGGTTTCGAGCTGCAGAACATTATTGGTTGGGGTTAATAGAGATGTTCTGACAAGGAGTTGCTGCTATTAATGTATATACATTTAACTTATTAAGGGCTTCTGAAAGTTACCAAAAAGAGATAAGCTCATATTTCTCTTGATGGTTGACTTCTTCCTGGTACAAAGAAGGAATGAATATCAACTACAATTTCTACCAGCTCCCAAGTTAACCAAGTTTAAAGTAACTGACCTCTGATTCGAATGCATCAAGTCTTACAGAGACATTAACTGTCTGGTAATCATCTTCTGAAAGCTACAATAGGAATTTTTTTTGCTGTAACTAGAATTTCATAGCAAAACAAGAGAGTTGGAATAAAAAAAAAAAAAACATACCATGAACTCAAATTCAAACAAGTCATGAAACGAATTCAAATGAAGTTGCAGCCCCTGCGCAGACACAAGAACAATGGACTGTAAGCTCAATCTCGAACACCTTTTCTCAGATAACAAGAGCAAGAAACACAACATATGGAAACGCACACCTTGAAGCTACCACATGTCATATAGCAAAAAGGACAAGAACAATTCTCCGTAACTGCATGAAAAAATAGTAAATAAAAAAAGGAAACAGACATGGAATTACGGAAGAAGTAGAAACTAATAAAACACACACCTTCAGTTTTCTGCAATGTGTTATTACAATCCTTATAATTAAAAACTACAATCCCAGCAGATCCGGACCTAAACCAAAAAAAAAAACGAGAAGAAACCATTCATGAGTTTCCATAATTAGACCCGAGAAAAGGATTAAAGAATCAAACTTTCTTTTGCCCTTTGCTCGAATTTTGTAACTCAAGCATCTAGGAAGAAACGATGGCTGCACAAACAAAGAAACAAGTTAAGAGAATCACACTAAAAGAATGATTTAGAGAAGGAGATTGATTTACGTTGAAAAGGGAGCGAATGCGAAGAATGTTGTAGAGACGAACAGGTTTACAGTAGATCAAGAGATTCTCATCAGGTGGTGAAATCACCTCCTCCTCTTGTGACGATTTCGCGCAACAATTATGCCTACACATTCTCTCTCCTCTACTCAATTAGATCTCCTAATCTTCTTCTTCCGTGTTGAGTTTCTGCAATTAGGATTATTAATTGAAATCACAATTAAAGTTCGAAGAAACAGATCCATGAAAAGCAACAAAAAGGAGTTGAACCTAAAAAGAACAAAGTGAAATCAAGAGCTAAATTAGCTAACATGAGAAGCTCTGGAACCTGATCGGAGAGAGAGAGAGAGAGAGAGAGAGAGGAGGAGGATGAGGAGTAGATGCAAGCCACTGAGTCATCGCCACGCCATCTTCTCTTTCTCTTTTTTGTACTTTCTTTTCTACTATTTTTTATTTTATTTTTGCTAATTTCTGTTTCCTTTGTAAGCAATTATATAATTTACATTTAAAAAAAAAACCTATTTCCTTTTAATATGACAATTGAAAGAAAATTGATGGGAAGTATGTAGAATTAAGAACTGAAATCTAACGTTTTACAATAATAAAAGTTGAAAACATGATAAACAACATCATTTGGAAGTTGACATCCAAAGGGCAGTTTCGTTTTGGCCAGCATAATTTGCATAGGTTGTAAACATGTTACATCCATCATCTACATTATTAATTCATTGTTATCATTGACCAAAACAACTCCCAGTTCACATAAATATATGTTCACAACTAGGCTATACATTGAGTCTCAATGGTAACCGCGGTTTTGATAATATAAACGGTGCGGAATTACACTGCAGTATGGTACAACTGCGGTTCATATGGTTTGCTGGACAAGTGCTGATTTTATAAAAAAAAAGTATTGCGGTTTTGATTAAAAAGTAGTACGGTTTTGTTCGATTAAAAATAATATAAATTATCTTTTAATTTACCTGTTTTGTTTTAAATTTAAATTTCAAAACCAAGTTTTGATATTGAAACCGAGTCACCGGTTTTGACGACTTTAACTGACTTTTTGACCAATTTTCTAGTTCAGTTTGGTTGTTATTACTTTCATGTTACTAATATGTATAGGGCTGAACACAAAATTCATAACCCGAAGTCTAAACCGAACCAGAACCAAAAAAATCCGAACTTTAGCCTGTCCGAAATGTAAAAAAATACCCAAATGAGTTTTGTAGGGTTTTATAAAACATATAAGAACCAAAATATTATTAATCGAACCTGAACGGGTAAAATATCCAAAAATTCGATCCGAATGCCCAAATTAATATACAATATAAATATTGAAAACATGAATATGTACATCAAATATTCAGTTTCATATTTATTTTGATATCATATCTAACAATAAGTATTTTAAATTTAAATAAATACCTTAAATACCTAATTCTATATAAATAAATATATATTATTTATGTTTTACTTTAAAATTTTAGATTTTACTTCAGCCATAACCGAACCGATCAATATAGTTTGAATCCAAACGATATATGGTTATTTTATGAATTCCATGATGTTATACAAAACAGACCTGAAACTGATGTGTTATATTTGATCCCGATCTATACTTATAAATTTACTAGTATGAGACATAGGACGTGTTATAAATAAAACTGAAATCCAAAAAATCTGATTTGAACCCGAACGAGTACAAATATATATATGTATATATTTATAAATTTTAGTTTGTTTGTTTTTTGAAACAAAAAAAAAACAAAAAAAAATAAAATAGTTTGGATTTAAAAATGTAAAAAATATATATTAATTTCTGATTAATTTGACTAAATATTTTAGATGAATAAAATCTATATTTTAAAATAACCCTTAATCTAATAAAATAAATTATATTATTTTAAAATAAATTAAGTGGAACTTCTAACCCAAAAAAAATATATACAATGCAAGCCAAAATATTAGTATTTCCTATCAAAAACACAACAAGTAACATAAGATATTTTACAAAAATAAAACATTAACTAGGTGATAACCCGCACTCTGTGCGGAGTGAAATATATATCGATGTTTTTTTATTAAAAGTTTACGTATGTTTAAGTTATATTCTCTTGGAATAATAAATATTTTCTTTTGTAGCTGTGTAATTACTAAACAAATTATTTTAAGTATTACATATTTATATATTGTCCCTCGTATATGACCTGCAACTTATGCAGGAAATAAAAGATAATATATAGTATGTAATATATAGAGATTATATGGATCAGTTAAAACATGGCAACATAAATCCTAAGCTTGGAACTGAGATGAAAACGTAGCTTGGGTTAAGTTAAAACTTTATTAAACATATAATGTGTTTCTGTTAGTTTTTATAGAAATATGTATTTTCTATAACATTGTCTGATCCATGAAAATATTTTGGCATAATTGCCACTGAAATGTAGGACTCATACTTGACATTAAAAATGTCTTGATGTTCGTGATGGCCATTTTCAATGGAACATAAAGTATTATTTCCATGTGTGTTTGGAGATTACTTTAAAATCATATTAGAACAAAATTAGAAGAGAGTATTCTGAAAAGAAAATATTATTTTTACTACATTTTATGTCAAAAGAAGAAGAAGTGTGTTTTTATTCTTTCCAAGTGTAAATAACATCTTATACAATAAACTAAATTATGCTCTCTCCTCTTTCATCCACCTCATCACATTGTATAAGGTATTTTCTGACATTTGTCACTTCCTGATTAAGCACTTAACGTCATCTATTTATTTTGTGGGCTAACAAATCTGTTTTATTTATCTAGGCTTTCTGAGTTTATTTGACCCATTAGCTCAATAAGTAAGCTCGCCGGAGGCCCACAGTCACAACCCTAAAGACGATACGGTTGCGTATAACCGTCAACGGCCCTCCTTCCTTTCTCATCCCTTCTACGGTGTAACTCATCTTAAATGACAAGACAAACACTTCCACTCAATAAGTATTCTTCAGTTGAGATGTTTCACCTTCTCTGTAAAGAGTCTACAATGTATTTTTTCGGTTTTTTGCTGCAAACTCACAGTTTCTGCATCTCCCAATCTCACAAATCCTCTTCAAACTAAAGCTTCCAGTCCTCCTTCCCGATTTTAAGGGTGGGCGATGTAAAGATGTTGTGGTTACACCGCTGCTTTCGTTTCTGGGACGCTTGCAATCTGAAGAAAAAAGGCGACCTAATTAGGTTCGACTTGACGAGAAGGTACTTATAAACTTGCGTTATACATTTTTCCTTTGATTGATTCCAGGTTTGCCTACTTTAATGAGTCTAGAATCCACGATGTCTAAAATTTGCAGTCAAACTTGATTCAAGATTTCAATCGCAACACATAGGCTTAACAATTTCAAGAATCTATTCAGGGAGGGTGGATTGTATGAGCTTAGTAATTTCGATGTTTCTAGAAGCAACAACCACTTCAAGTTTTTCGATGTACATGTTTGTATTGGATTCACCAAAAATACCAACTTTGTCGAGGTATGGAGACGCCGGAAGGCATTTTATTAGTGAATTTCAGGTTTCATAAGTATGAGTACTAATGACATTTATTTTCCAAGTATGTATTTCTCCTAATATACCTATTTTAAAAGCATAATGATCTCTTTTTAATTCAGCCAATGTCAACAATGTTTTATCAGATATTTTTGGTGAGTTTGTTAGTGCAAAGATGACATCACAATAAGGTAATGCAGAACATAAATCAAGAGACAAACAAGTACAAGCAACCCTTAAGCTTTATTAGAAATCGCCTTGCACACTCTTTTACAAGTTCTGCTTAATCAGCTTTACACAGTCTGTTACACCCTAACAACTACTACTGAAAGATTCCTAAGCTACCCGCTTGTGTCTCTCTTCCGTCGAGTACTTCAGCCACTGCTTCAGCACGACACAGAACACTTCCAAGAGCTTCTCTCTCTTTCTATAAGATCAGCCTCTGTGTCTCTATCTCTATACAGACGACCCCATAGCTATCTTATAGTTATTCTCCATGTTCCCGAAACCCTAGTCTCCAAGGCAACATGTAAGGACATCTTCCATAACAATAAGTGCAACTTTCCTTTTCTTGGAATGCACTTATTCCTCTTTCTTTAAGTCATAAACTTGCTCCTCAAGTTTATTCCTCTTTCCATATCTCCAAGATACTCCCTTGCTCTCCAAGTCTACATGACTCCAGTTCAGCATCTTGACTCCACATGGTCTTCACCACTTAACCCGACGTCTGCTTCAGCAACTACGTCAGCGACTACTTCAGGGCAGACATCTTACATCTTCAATCCCCTTTTAGCTTTGTGTGCCGATCAAGCACAACACTCTTCTGGTTCAACAACCACGTTCCTCACCTGGAAACTTTCATACCAAATGTGCTTTTCTCCCCCCACGAGATGTGCACCACACCATGCTTTTGTCCCCCATGAGATATGCATCCTCTGTACCAGAATATCACCATTCTCCCCCTGCTTGATTGCATACTAAGCTAAAACAGATGCTTAGATGTCAAGCTTTACAGAACTACCGTCTGTTTCTTCATGTATAATCATGACACAGCCCCTGCTGCAGCGGAATAACAAGTACTGCATCACGATCTGAAGCACCTGTCGAGCTACCTCTCGGCCCACTTCTGTTGAGGACCTGGCTACCTTCATGTGTCGTCTCCTTGACCATGAGCCCTTCCCCATCCGCACTGAGTGCCCTCTGCGCTCGTTGCTATTGTCTTGGAGTGATTTCACACCCCTGAAGATCATCTCGCACCACTTCCTGACGCACTTCGATCTCCTTCCCCTTTGTGTCACAAAAAACTTTGTGTCCAGACTCCACGCTTGATGCTTCTTGATCTTCCTGAAGATCACTCATAACAGAGCTGCATCCATGTTCTGATGTCTCATCCTTGATCTCATTAAGTAAGCCACTCTTGGCTAAGGACACCTCTTCAACCCTCCTGGGCTTAGTGAACGTCTTGTTCACCTTCTTGGCCATGTTTCTGCTCTTTTCACGAGCAAAACACTCTACCTTCTTGTGTCCAACCTTCCCAGAACCAACAACACATCCGATGTTGCTTCTTGCTTGGCCTGACACAGTTGCCGATGCACCGATCAGTCTCCTTCCTTGTACCAGCTGCACAACCATGCTTCAGAACCTCCTGTCTGACCTTCGTGTTGTTGCACTGATGTACTACTTTCGGCTTGTTACTCACAGCTGTGCGCTGTAGAACTTTCTGCCTTACTCCCTGTGGTACGTCCCGACGTACTTCCTGACAAGCTCCTTTGGCTCCACTTTTTGATGTGCTCCCATGCACGAAATGTGATAGCCCCTTATGTTGTACTTCCTTAGTACTCTCAGCTCCTCGATATCCCAGTCCCCAATTCGCCTTGGCTGGTTGACCCATCGAGAGTATCTTATCCAACTCTTTGGATCCACTGTTGAGCATCCTGACCTGTTTGCGATTCTTAGTCAAATCATGTTCCAGCCTCATTGCTCTCTCACGTTCATCAATAGCAACCTCCCTCAGTTTGCTAACCTCCTTCTCCAGAGACTCATAATTCTCATTTACAGCAGCAAGTTCTTCAGCAAGATCTTCATACTGCTCACGGCTCTGCACCAGATCGTGTTGCAACCTCAGATTCTCATTCTTGAGATTCAACCACTTGTTGAGCATCACTTGATAATCCTGAGAGTCTGTACTGACATCTGAATCCGAGGATTCACTAGATTTCTCCTTGCATGCACCAAATGCAACCATATTCTTCATCACCTTTCCATCTTTTTCAGACTCTGAATCATCAGACGACTGCAATGGAACTCCTTTTCCCTTCTTTGAGTTTGGACATTCACGCCGTGTGTGTCCAACACCTCCCCCCTCAGAACACTTAAGTTCTCTTGGCTGTGCTACAGGACAGTCAACTCTTATGTGACCAACGCCTCCACACTCATAGCACCTGAGACTTTCTCTCCTTCTGCCATTGCCACGATCACCTCCCTGGCGACCATACTGATTCCTCCCACTAGAAGAATTCGTCTTACCAAAATTCCTGACCAGCATACCAATGTCATCTTCAATCTTCTGAAACCTATCAGTATCTTTGTCAGCTACAAGCGCCACACTCCTTGGTGCACTTCTTGATGTAGAGACTGAACTACTGTCTGTCTCCATCTCTTGTG
Proteins encoded:
- the LOC106307699 gene encoding polycomb group protein VERNALIZATION 2-like isoform X2, producing MCRHNCCAKSSQEEEVISPPDENLLIYCKPVRLYNILRIRSLFNPSFLPRCLSYKIRAKGKRKSGSAGIVVFNYKDCNNTLQKTEVTENCSCPFCYMTCGSFKGLQLHLNSFHDLFEFEFMLSEDDYQTVNVSVRLDAFESEEEVNHQEKYELISFCSKPRKRRQRGGRNNARRLNVTFLPMDSPSLANGTDNGTSLLSNGNHGLGYPVATQFGMNNSSPAIAQCSLDSNAKAVLASEAVVSAAKSRKLSAERSEARSNLLLQKRQFYHSHRVQPMSLEQVMSDRDSEDEVDDDVADLEDRQMLDDFVDVNKNEKRFMHLWNSFVRKQRVVADGHIPWACEAFSKFHKEELLHSSPLFWCWRLFMIKLWNIGLVDSATINNCNIILENCDSNSDNKNKNKNKSADVGIDINSNAMDVDDDVNNSKAK
- the LOC106307699 gene encoding polycomb group protein VERNALIZATION 2-like isoform X1 yields the protein MCRHNCCAKSSQEEEVISPPDENLLIYCKPVRLYNILRIRSLFNPSFLPRCLSYKIRAKGKRKSGSAGIVVFNYKDCNNTLQKTEVTENCSCPFCYMTCGSFKGLQLHLNSFHDLFEFEFMLSEDDYQTVNVSVRLDAFESEEEVNHQEKYELISFCSKPRKRRQRGGRNNARRLNVTFLPMDSPSLANGTDNGTSLLSNGNHGLGYPVATQFGMNNSSPAIAQCSLDSNAKAVLASEAVVSAAKSRKLSAERSEARSNLLLQKRQFYHSHRVQPMSLEQVMSDRDSEDEVDDDVADLEDRQLQMLDDFVDVNKNEKRFMHLWNSFVRKQRVVADGHIPWACEAFSKFHKEELLHSSPLFWCWRLFMIKLWNIGLVDSATINNCNIILENCDSNSDNKNKNKNKSADVGIDINSNAMDVDDDVNNSKAK